The Steroidobacteraceae bacterium genomic interval CGATGATCGCGAGGTCGCTGATTTGCAGGTGTGTGAGCATGGTCGCGTCCTAGCGCTCGGAGTGATTGCCGCCGCGGCCCCAATGCAACTTGGATCGCAGCAGCCGGTAATAATCGTAGTCCCGCGGGTGCAGAAGCTTGATGGCGTGCGGCGCAACTGCAACGCGTATGGTCTGCCCTGGCTCTATTTCCGCCAGTACCTGCCCGTCGCACATGATCTGCGCGCGTGTCTCGTCGCGCTCATTGAGTGCGATTTCGATCTGGGCGGTTGCGGGAAGCACGATCGGGCGGTCCGATAGCGTGTGGGGGCAGATTGGAGTCAGGACCAGCACATCCAGTGTCGGTGCAACAATCGGCCCACCACAGGACAAGGCGTAGGCGGTGGAGCCAGTGGCGGTGGCCACGATGACTCCATCGGCGCGATGGGTGTTGACGTAGGTGCCGTCGACGCGCGATTCGAAATCGACCATGCGGCCCGTTTCGGCCTTCTGCAGCACGACGTCATTGAGCGCCATGCCTCGTGCCAGCGTCCTCGTGCCGTCGCGCAAAGTTACATCGAGCATGGCGCGAACGTCTTCGAGTCCATCGCCGTCGAGTATGGTCTCGAGCGCCTGGGCCGCATCCTGGGGCAGGATGTCGGTGAGAAATCCGAGCCGGCCGCGATTGATCCCCACCAACGGGACGTCGCGCCCGGCGACCAGTTGCGCGGCCCGCAGCAAGGTGCCGTCGCCGCCGACCGCTATCACCAGGTTTGCCTTGTGCAGCAGTTCGGATTCCGCAATGGCCTCAACCTCATCAGGTAGATCCGTCGAGCCAGTGTCGGCAGCGACGAATACGGCAATGCCGCGCGCGCGCAGGACCTGCGCAGTCGCTGCGACCGATTCGCGCACTCTATGATCCGACAGACGGCCAACGATGGCGCAGCCGTCCACCCGCATCCGAGGCATTGCATCACTTTCTGAAACCGCAAGGACTGTCGCTTTTTAACATGTGGCGCGACTGGTTCCAATGTGATCTGGTGCACGAAACGGTGTGATTCATGCCTAGCGACCTGTCTTGACGCGACTTGGGTCACACGGTTAGCTTTGATCGGCTGGTGGTGTGGTTTTTTTCAGAAAATCAGAGCGTTAGCGGAAATGACCCAAGTCCAGGGCGATGACAAGCTGAACGACCGCGCGCAGCAACTGCTGCGAACACTGGTCGAGGCCTATATTCGCGACGGGCAACCGGTGGCGTCGCGCTCCTTGAGCCGCGAATCCGGACTCAATCTGTCCTCTGCGACCATTCGCAATGTCATGGCCGATCTCGAAGAGCTGGGCTTCGTCGTTTCGCCGCATACCTCGTCGGGCAGGATCCCGACCGACAAGGGTTATCGATTCTTCGTCGATACGCTGTTGCGCGTGCAGCCACTCGAAAGTGCCGCAATTCATACCTTGCGTGAGCAATTGTTGAACCCTGCCGACAGTTCCCAGGCATTGATCGCAACGGCCTCGCAATTGCTCTCGAATGTCACGCGCCTCGCTGGCGTCGTGACCATGCCGCGAAAGTCCCACGCCCAGCTCACCCAGATCGAGTTTGTCGGTCTGTCAGAGAAGCGCATTCTCGCCATCCTCGTTTTCGATGATCGTGAAGTGCAGAACCGGATCATCGTGCATGACCGCTATTTCGCAGCCGATGAACTGAAACGGGCTGCGAATTTCCTCAATGAGCAGTTTCGCGGCCGCACCCTGCAGCAACTGCGCAGCGAAATAGTCAAGCAGTTGAAGGAGGCGCGCGAGCACATGAATCAGGTCATGCTCGACGCGATCAGTTTTGCTGAGCGAGTGTTTCCCGCGGATGACGAGCGCCTCGAATACGTTATCGCCGGAGAGACCAACCTCATGGGCGTGGCGGAACTGTCCAATGTCGAGAAGCTGCGCAAGCTCTTCGAGGCATTCAACGAGAAACGCGACGTCCTGTCGCTGCTCGATCACACCCTGAAGGCCGCTGGCGTGCAGATTTTCATCGGCCAGGAATCGGGGCACCACGTTCTCGATGACTGCAGCGTGGTGACGGCGCCTTATAGCGCGGACAACGAAGTGGTCGGCGTGCTGGGCGTCATCGGTCCGACCCGTATGGCCTATGAGCGGGTCATACCCATCGTGGATGTCACTGCCAGATTGCTCGGCGCGGCCTTGAATTCACGCCGCTGATCCCCATAGTCGTGGTTTAAGATGACTGTGCCAGCGGGCAGGTCGGCGGTGCCGGCTTGCCATAACTAATTGAAAATACTGGAGTTCTAACATGCCTGACACCGGTCAGGAAGCTACCGACAAAGCCGGCGAGCCAGCGATTGCCGGCGAGGAAACCGTCGTTCTGCCCGAATCTGCGGCCGTGGTGGATGATCTGACCCAGTTGCGCAGCGAGCTGGCCGCAAGTGAGGAGCGCGCGCGCGGCCACTGGGAGCAATACCTGCGTGCCGCAGCGGAACTCGACAATGTGCGCAAGCGCGCCCAGCGCGACGTCGAGCAGGCGCACAAATTCGGCGCCGAACGGCTGGCGCAGGAGCTGCTGCCGGTCAAGGATAGCCTCGATCTCGCCATCGCGAATGCGGACAAGGCCGACGTCGCGGCACTGGTAGCCGGGCAGGCCGCAACGGCGAAATTGCTCGAACAGGCTTTACAGCGTTGCGACGTGGTCACCATCGACCCGCACGGCGAGCCCTTCGACGCGAGCGTGCATGAGGCCGTGCTGGCCCAACCCTCGAGCGATGTCGAGCCCAACACCGTGTTGAGTGTCGTGCAACGCGGCTATCAGCTGCGCGGCCGACTACTGCGTCCGGCGCGGGTGATCGTGGCGAAGGCCCCGGACGAATCTTGAAAATCGCCGGTGCAGACCTCATAGAAAGTGCCAACAGGTTAACGAACCAAGCTATTTCCGGAGTGTGGTGAAATGTCCAAGGTGATAGGAATCGATCTCGGGACCACGAATTCGTGTGTTGCTGTCATCGAAGGTGGCAAACCCCGCGTAATCGAAAACAGCGAAGGCGATCGCACCACGCCGTCGATCGTGGCATTTGGCAAGGACAACGAAGTGCTGGTGGGCCAGTCCGCCAAGCGCCAGGCGGTCACAAATCCCAAGAACACCCTGTTCGCCGTGAAGCGGCTCATCGGCCGGCGGTTCGACGACGAAGTGGTTCGCCGCGACATTGACATGGTGCCCTACAAGATTGCCAAGGCGGACAATGGCGACGCCTGGGTGGAGGCCAATGGCAAGCCGATGGCACCACCGGAAATCTCCGCTCGTGTCCTCATGAAAATGAAAAAGACCGCGGAGGATTATCTCGGCGAGCCCGTGACGGAAGCCGTCATTACCGTGCCGGCATACTTCAACGATTCGCAGCGCCAGGCCACCAAGGATGCGGGTCGCATTGCGGGGCTCACTGTCAAGCGCATCATCAATGAGCCGACCGCGGCAGCGCTTGCCTATGGACTCGACAAATCCGGCGGCGATCGCAAGATTGCGGTTTACGACCTGGGCGGCGGCACCTTCGACGTGTCGATCATCGAGATCGCGGAAGTCGACGGCGAGCGTCAGTTCGAGGTTCTCTCGACCAACGGCGACACCTTCCTGGGCGGCGAGGACTTCGATCTCAGGATCATCGACTTCCTTGCCGGCGAATTCCAGAAGGAATCCGGCGTCGACGTGCGCAAGGATCCACTGGCCGTACAGCGACTGAAAGAGGCGGCGGAGAAGGCGAAGATCGAGCTGTCTTCGAGTCAACAGACCGACGTCAATCTGCCGTACATCACCGCGGATGCATCGGGTCCGAAACACCTCAATATCAAATTGA includes:
- a CDS encoding NAD(+) kinase, yielding MPRMRVDGCAIVGRLSDHRVRESVAATAQVLRARGIAVFVAADTGSTDLPDEVEAIAESELLHKANLVIAVGGDGTLLRAAQLVAGRDVPLVGINRGRLGFLTDILPQDAAQALETILDGDGLEDVRAMLDVTLRDGTRTLARGMALNDVVLQKAETGRMVDFESRVDGTYVNTHRADGVIVATATGSTAYALSCGGPIVAPTLDVLVLTPICPHTLSDRPIVLPATAQIEIALNERDETRAQIMCDGQVLAEIEPGQTIRVAVAPHAIKLLHPRDYDYYRLLRSKLHWGRGGNHSER
- the hrcA gene encoding heat-inducible transcriptional repressor HrcA; this encodes MTQVQGDDKLNDRAQQLLRTLVEAYIRDGQPVASRSLSRESGLNLSSATIRNVMADLEELGFVVSPHTSSGRIPTDKGYRFFVDTLLRVQPLESAAIHTLREQLLNPADSSQALIATASQLLSNVTRLAGVVTMPRKSHAQLTQIEFVGLSEKRILAILVFDDREVQNRIIVHDRYFAADELKRAANFLNEQFRGRTLQQLRSEIVKQLKEAREHMNQVMLDAISFAERVFPADDERLEYVIAGETNLMGVAELSNVEKLRKLFEAFNEKRDVLSLLDHTLKAAGVQIFIGQESGHHVLDDCSVVTAPYSADNEVVGVLGVIGPTRMAYERVIPIVDVTARLLGAALNSRR
- the grpE gene encoding nucleotide exchange factor GrpE gives rise to the protein MPDTGQEATDKAGEPAIAGEETVVLPESAAVVDDLTQLRSELAASEERARGHWEQYLRAAAELDNVRKRAQRDVEQAHKFGAERLAQELLPVKDSLDLAIANADKADVAALVAGQAATAKLLEQALQRCDVVTIDPHGEPFDASVHEAVLAQPSSDVEPNTVLSVVQRGYQLRGRLLRPARVIVAKAPDES